The stretch of DNA TAGACTCTGGTGGCAAAAGCCCCAACTGCATGACCCCAGCAGCGACGCCAAGCGGGTCACCTGGCTCGAACTGTTTTACGATCTGATTTTTGTGGTAGTTATTGCGCGGCTGGCACACCATCTGGCCGAGCATCCCGACCTGAAAACATTTACCGAATTTGTATTGCTGTTCATTCCGGTGTGGTGGGTGTGGCTGTCTATCGCTTATTACAATGAACGCTTTGAAACCTTCGACCTCAGTTTCCGGGCCTTTACCTTTCTGCAAATGCTGTCGGTGGCAGCGATTGCAGCTACGGCAGAATACGGCTTCAGCAAAACGGCCACCGGTTTCGCCCTGTCTTACGCTTTTGCACGGGCCATCATTACCTTCATGTGGTGGCGGGCGGGGCGGCACAATCCGCAAACCCGCGTCATCACAGACGTATATGTCAGAAATTTCAGCATCAGCATCGTGCTATGGGTCGTCGCCGCCTTTGTGGGTGGGCCGCTGGCGCTGGCGCTCAAGGGTGCCGGATTGTTCATCGACTTGGTGACGCCCATGCTGACCCTCAAGGATCAGCACAAGGCTTTTCCTGCGGCGGCCCGCAAGTTGCCGGAACGTTTTGGTCTGTTCGTCATTATCGTCCTGGGTGAAAATCTGGTGGGAATCGTCAACGGTCTGGCTGATGCCGAGCAGCTCAATGCCGTCATTTTGCTGCGGTTCGTCCTCGGGTTCATTCTGGGGTTTGGGCTGTGGTGGGTCTATTTCGACTATATCGGGCGGCTGGAACCCGATTCGCACAACCGCCGGAAGTTCATCACTTGGTCTTATCTGCATCTTCCCCTGGTGATCGGCATCACCATGATGGGCGCAATGATTCAGCACGCCATTGCCCCGCATGGAGAAGGGCCGGATGCCCAGAGCGTCGACATCGGCGTGCGCTGGTTGCTGGCGGGCGGCTTTGCCCTGTTTTATCTGGCCTGCGCGGGCCTGGAACACACGCTGGAAGGCGGAACTTTAATCCCGGCGCGAACCATTGTGCCCCTGAGAATTGTCACGGCGGGCGCGGCGTTGTTGCTGCCCCTCTTGCCTGTCAGCCTGTCTTGGATGGTTCTGGGATTGATATTTCTGCACGTGTTTCACGTCGTCCTGGGTGTGCGGGCGTGGTTCAGCAGTTCTAATGCTGGCCGCACAGACTCCCACTGATGGAACGTGAACCCAGCCAAGAATCCCTGGAACGCTGAACTCAGGTGACCCCAAATAGCTCACTCAGAAACGCGCCGTTTTGCGCCTGTGGGTGAGGTATTTGTTGATCCCACTGCGCTACCCTGAGCATATGAACCTTTCCTCGCCTATGGTCACGGCCTGATGCCCGGCTCTGGCGGCGGGCCGGGGGCCATGCTGGGCAGCGCCCTGACCGAAGCGAGTTACAGCACCAACACCGCCAACGCCCTGATTCACCTGTACCGCGCCGAAGTGGGCAAAATGACGGCCTACCGCCAGCGCCTCGATATGACCACCAATTGGTCAGTCGTCACTACGGCGGGCCTCGCCTCGTTTGCCCTGGGTGATCCCAACAACAGCCACGCTACCTTCCTGTTTGCCATGTTTATGAACTATTTCTTCCTGCGCTTGGAGGCGAGGCGCTTTCGCAGTTTCGAGATTGCCCACCACCGGGTGCGGATTATGGAACGGTTTTTTTATCCGGCCATGTTGGGCGACAAAGTGGATACGGGCTGGCATCAGTTGCTTCTGGCCGAACTGAGCAAACCCCGCAGTCCCATGACCCGTGCCGACGCGCTGGGCTGGCGGCTGAACCGCAATTACCTGTGGATTTACACGGCGGTGCTGTTCGCGTGGTTTGCCAAATTAGACCTCAGTCAACCCAAAGGCTGGACGCTGGAATTTCCCGACGCCTTGTCTCTGGCCGACATCGGCAACTTTCCTGGCTGGCTGGTCTTTGCCGGAGTCACGGCCTTCTATACCCACCTGATCGTGCTGGCGGTGCGGGCGGCGCAAACGTATCCGTTGGAAGAGGGGTAAGGATTAGAGCTCGTGGTTTGGCGTGTTCCACGTTCTACGATCTAGGTTTTGCCGATCTTTCTACCTGCCCTTCCCGCCACAGTTGCGCCCCCAACAACACCGCCGCTTGAACAGGTAAACTGGCGGCATACAGTCGTGGTTTGCCCAACAACAGGCACGCTCCCAGCGCCAGCAATTGCGTACTCAGGCCCAAATTGGCGGCAACTCCAGTGATCAGTTGTGGCGTGTAGGCGACCCGCTGGGTTTGGGTTGGAGCGGGGCCAGTGACGGAGGTCAGGCGGCGCTCAAATACCGTTCCCAACAGCTTCTCCTGCGGCACGAAATAGGCGGCGTACACGGCCTTCAGGGCGGCCAATACCTGCGGGTTGTCTGTACTCTGGGCAGGAGAAGCCCGGAATTCTTCGCCCCGTGCGGCGCGGTAATCGCGTTCCCACAGGTAATCCACGGTCAGAATCAGGCTTTGCAGCAGCGTCAGCGGGATTCCCCAGCGGCCCACCAGCGCCACATTCAGCGCCACGTTCACCACCAGATCCATTTCGGTGTCCAGATAACGCCCCGTTTCGGTGGTCTGTCCGGTGGCGCGGGCCAGTTGGCCGTCCAAGTTGTCCAGCACAGTCTTGACCTGAAGCAGGAGCGCAGGGGTCAGCCGTCCTCCACGCCGAATGGAATGGGCCACATACAATCCCAACGCCGTATGAAACAGCACCAGATGGGCCGGATTCACACCCCGGCGGGCAAACGGGCCGATTAAACGCTGTGCCACAGGCCGGAATATCCGCTCGGACGCCCACTCGATACCGGGGCGGGCCTTGCGCGTCTGCTCTAGCGTGGGGGCCGCTAAGTCAGAGTCAGCCAACTGGGGGCCGGATGGGGGAGAGGAGGCAGCGGGCATGGTGTCCAATAGTTTGCACCAACCCGGCCCGCCCGCATCAAAACCTCACCAAAACGACAACCCTGCCGCATGATTGCTCATGCTCGGCGGGGCTGAAACTGTCAGTGTAAATAAGGACTGTCAGACTTTAGCGGCGGCCACCCTTTGGCGCACTCTTGCGTACTCCGGCATAGCGGTTGCGTTCCTTGCGGCGTTCGGCGCTGGTTTGGCCTGCCTTGTTTACAGGCGCTTTGCTGCCCGCGCCCAATCGGCCCCCGCCAACCCGGCTGGGTGCAAAAGTATCTACCATCAGATAACGGGCCAGCGGGACATACAGCAGCAGCACGAAAATCAGCGTTCCCCACCACGTATCCAGATACGGCCCCAGCCCCACGGCCCGCAGCAGTCCGCCTACTAGCGTGGCGAAGATGGCAAACAGAAACACACGCACCGTCAGTTTAACGATTTTGCCGCGAGTAAAACCGGGTTCGGGGTCAGGGGTGGTCAGCCAGCGCCAGATGTTCATGCGGATTCGTCTCCCGTGTTGATTTCTGAGATGCCATTCGCGGGCCGTGCCGCCGCGCCCAGCGTAATCCTGTCCCTGAAGGCTTCCAGTTCGGGCCACTCGGTTTGCCCGGCGTCCAGATCGATCAGCAGCGTGGGCGCGTGCATCCGGGCGGCGGCGCGGGTCAGGGCGGCGCGGTGGGCAGCGTCACGTGCCGGGGCCACAAAAATCACGCCCCGCACGGCACTTTTGCCCGACAACAGCGACGCCGCGCCAAACAGTTCCCGCTCGCCCGCCGGAATCTGCCCGGTGTCTTCCATCCGCACGGCCCGCGCCAGCACCTGCGCCACAGGCAACTCGGAAGAAAAGACGGCGTGCAGGCCAAGGTCATCCAGCGCCGGAGCCAAGCCGCCCGCCAGAATGTCTTCGGCCAGCAGCGAGCGCGGCCCGATCACGGCCACTGTGACCCGTGACGCCATCGCCAGCGGCGGCATATCCTCGCGTGCGCCGCGCGATTTGGGCTTGACCCGCTCCAGGGCCAGCCGCATTCCGCCCGGATTCTGGGCCAGTTTCAGGCCAATCTCAGTGGCAACGGTTTCCAGCGTGGGGCCGCCGTCGGGAATGGGCATCAGTGGAGGCAAACTGCTGATGCGCCGCGAGAGCAGTTCGGTCAGTGCCTCGCCCCAGGCGTCGTTGGCGACGGGCGCACTCTGCGGCACCAGCACCGCGTCTACCCGTCCCAGCGCCAGAATGCGCCCCAATGCCAGTTGCACCTGCACGGGTTCTCCCGGCAAGCTTTCTTGCCCCAATGCCAAAGCTTCGGCGTCGGTCAGGTCAGAGACGGCTCTCTCGACCCCGAGTTCCTTAAGGTACGCCGCCCAGTACCCCGACAGACGCGCCGCACGCGATTCCAATAAGCCAACCTTCACGCCCGCAGTGTACAGGGCCGGAGTGTTCACAACCGCGAGCTTGATTCCCTCTCCCGCCCTCACCCTCTATCCTTTCCCCATGTCCGACCCGTTCCCCACTCTGCCCGACGCCCTGCGCCGTGTCCTGCCCGCTGGCCGCTGGGAAGCCGTGACCGAGGGCCAAAGTGGCGCGGGCGTGTGGAAGTCCCAAAAATATGTGCTGAAGGTACAGGAGCGCGGCGGCCACCCGGCCAGTACCTTGCAGCAGGAGCGCGAGCGGCTGCGCTGGCTGACGGGGCGTGTGCCCGTGCCTGCGCTGATCGGCTTTGAAGTGAGTGCCACACACGAATTCCTGGCCACGTCGCGCCTGCCCGGAATCCCCATGAGCCACCCCGACGCCCTGCTGCACCCCGAGCGCGTGGTGAATCTGCTGGCCCGTGCCCTGCGCGAACTTCACGCCCTGCCCGTCAGGGATTGCCCCTTTTCCATGACTCTGCCAGTCACGTTACGGCTGGCCCGCGAACAGGTAGAAGCGGGCGCGGTAGATGAAACCGACTTCGACGAGGAACGCCTAGGCCGCAGCGCCATCAGCATTTTCAACGAGTTAGCCCGCACCCGCCCCGCCGCCGAAGACATCGTGGTGACGCACGGCGACCCGTGTTTGCCCAACCTGATCCTGAACGGCGAATGGGTAGAAGGTTTTGTGGACGTGGGCCGCGCCGGGCTGGCCGACCGACACGCTGACTTGGCGTTGGCCCACCGCAGCCTCAAATACAATCTGAACGCCGCCCACGCCGAAGCCTTTCTGGAGGCTTACGGGCGCGAGTGGGTAGACCCGGAGAAGCTGGCTTATTACCGCCTGCTAGACGAATTGTTCTAGAGAGGAGTCGAACGGAGCTGAGCAATTGCCCTTTCTCAGACCCTTCGACCCTAGACCCTTGGACTGCCCTACCTGTAGCCCTTCCGTCACGTCCAAACTCGCCCCCCATGCTCTACTCGGGTTTCATGCGTTCCTTCTCCCTGTTTGTCACCCGGCGGCCCTGGCTGGTGCTGGCCCTCTGGGGTTTGGCGGCGCTGCTGTCGGTGCCCTTCGCGGCCCGCGCTCCCGGCGCACTTTCGGCCAATCCCGGCAGCCTGCAAGACTCCGATGGCCGCCGCGTCATCAACATTCTGCGCGAACGGTTTGGAGAGCTGGACACCAATACGGTGTTGCTGGTCACGCGCAGCACGCCGCCACTGGATACGCCGCAGGGCAAGGCCGCCTACGACCAATTCGTGCGGGGGCTAGAGGGCGTGCAGGGCGTGACGCGGGTGCTGCGCCAGGATGCTCAGACCACGCTGCCCACGCGGGCCGAAGACGGCGTATTGGCCCTCACGGTGGCGCAGATTCCGCTCGAAGAAGGAGCCACCGAAACGCTGGGGCGGGTGCGCGAGTACGCGGCCAAGGTGGAAGCATCTCAGGTGGGAGCGTCCGGCCCTGGCCTCAGCATCCGCATTACGGGTGGGCAAGCCATTGCCGACGATTTCACCGCCTTTGCCGAAAGCGATACCAAACGCAGCGAGTTCGCCGCCCTGCCCCTGACCGCTCTAGTGCTGCTGCTGGTGTTCGGGGCGCTGGTGGCGACGGGGCTGCCGTTGGTGGTGGGCGTGCTGAGTATCACGGTGGCTATGGCCTGTCTGTTCGGCCTCACGCGGGTCATGGAAGTCAGCACGTTTGCCCAGAGCATCATCACGCTGATCGGCCTGGGCGCGGGCATCGATTACGCCCTGCTGATGGTCAACCGCTTCCGCGAAGAATTGGCCCTAGACGGCGATTCGCGGGCGGCGGCGGCCCGCACCGTGCTGACAGCGGGGCGCAGTGTGGCCTTCAGCGGCGTCACGGTCGCAATTGCGATGGCGGGCCTGATCTTGCCGCCGCTGGCCTTCGTTCGCAGCATGGGCCTCGGCGGGGTGCTGGCCGTGCTGCTCACGGTTCTGGCGAGTCTCACCGCCCTCCCCGCTATGCTGGCCTTACTGGGCGAGCGGGTGAATAGCCCCCGCATCCTCAAATTTCCGTGGGCACAGAGCAGCGCGGCCTCCGAAGCCTGGACGGCCTTTGCCCGCCGCGTCACCGCCCGCCCCTTCCTCGGCGTCATCCTCAGCACCGCATTCCTGCTCCTGCTGGCGCTGCCTGCCCTGAACATGAAAACAGGCTACGCGGGCGCATGGGGCCTGACGCCGGGAGTCGAAAGCCGCGACGCGCTCTCGGATGTTCGGACGCTGGGTGCGGGTGGGCTGCTCAGCCAGTTTGAGGTCATTCTTGAAAATGGCGGGCGCTACGACTCCGAAGACCGGGGCAAGTTCCGGGCAGTGGTGGCCGACTTGCGGGGCTTGCCGGGGGTGGCAACTGTCCTGAGTCCCTTCCTGACCGCTGCTGACCTGACCAATAGCGCGTCGGGTGGTACAGACGCTATCGCTGCCGTGACCGCGCTCACCCGGCGTTCGTTCAGCACTGACCGCCAACTGTTGCGCGTCACGGTCATTCCCGATACGGCGCTGCGGGCAGACCGCATAGACGCCTTTGAAACCCAGATTCGCCGCACGCTGGACGCCAGCGGTTACCGCTACACACTGGGCGGCGCTCCTGTGGGCGAGCGGGAATTCAGTCAGGCCATCACCGGGGCGCTGCCCACCGTCATCGCGGGGGTATTTATCGCCACCTTTTTGCTGCTGATGGTAGCCTTCCGCAGCCTGCTCATTCCCCTCAAAAGCATCCTGATGAACGCCCTCACGGTGGCCGCCGCCTATGGAGTGGTCACGCTGATCGTGCAGGACGGCTTCCTGGCCTCTTATCTGGGCATTCCGCAGGATGTGGGCGTGCTGGATTCCAGCCTACCGCTGCTGCTGTTTGCCGTGCTGTTCGGCCTCAGCATGGATTACGAAATCTTTTTGCTCTCACGGGTGCAGGAAGAAGTGCTACGCGGCCATTCCAACGACGAGGCGGTGGTGCTGGCGGTGGGGCGCACGGCCCGGATCATCACCAGTGCGGCCATCATCATGTTTATCGTGTTCTGCGCTTTCATCGTGGGGCGCGTGGTCGCCAATAAAAGTATCGGCCTGGGGCTGGCGGTGGCCGTGCTGCTGGACGCCACGTTGGTCAGACTGGTGTTGGTTCCTGCCTTCCTCAAAATTGCCGGAAAGTGGAACTGGTGGCTTCCCGCGTGGTTAGACCGGTTGTTGCCGCAGGTACGGATAGAGCATTAAACAATGGGTAAATCGTAGAACGTGGATCGTGGTTTGGCGTTTGCCCCACGATCCACGTCCCACACTCCACGCTCCTAATGCCGTTCGATCACCGTGCCCACCGCGTCAATCGGCAAATCAAGCACCGTTCCAGTCAGGCCGTTTTTAGCCATCACCGTATGCAGGTAAGTGTGCAGCCGCGCCGTGTCCTCGCGGGTGTCGTGGAAGCACAGCACGGTTGGCCCCGCACCACTCAAGGCGGCTCCCAGTGCGCCGTGCTTGTGCGCTTCTTCCAAAATATCGCTGAGGCCGGGCACGAGGGGCGCTCGCCAGATCTGGTGAATGTAGTCCTGCATGGCGTGGCGCAGCAGATCCAGTCGGCCCACGCTCAGGGCCGCCGCCAGCAACGCCGCATGAGACAGCGCGTGAACAGCGTCGGCGCGGCTGTATTCCTTGGGCAACACGGCGCGGGCCTTGCTCGTCGACAGCTCAAAGTCAGGAATTAAGACCGTAACGGCCAAGTGTGCGGGCGGATCCAGGCGCACATAATGCGTGCCCAACTTGTCCAGTGTCGCCACCACGATGCCGCCAAACAGCGCCGGAGCCACGTTGTCGGGGTGGCCTTCTTCCCGCGCGGCCACATCCAGCACAACTTCTGGGGTCAGAGGAGTGCCCAGCAGTTCGTTGCCCGCCACGATTCCGGCCACCAAGGCGGCGGCGCTGCTGCCCAAGCCCCGTGCCAGCGGCACATCGGACTCGATTTCTATGCGGGCGTGTGGCAAGGGCTGGCCCGCACGTTTGGCGGCCAGGAGCATGGCCTTGTACACGTAGTTGCTCTCGTCGTGCGGCGTGCCGTCCAGTCCCGCGCCCATCGGCACCACTTTGGTCACGCTCTGCGGCGTCACGCGCAACGTGGTGTACAGCGGCACGCTCAGGCCGAGGCTATCGAAGCCCGGCCCCAGATTGGCGCTGCTGGCCGGCGCACGAACGGTAAACGCCGTCATCCAGCTCTCAACAAGAGCACTACCAGATATTCAGCATTCCAGCCCATGAGCCACGATCCACGATCCAGCTTTCTGCTTTCCCACATCCCACACTCCACGTCCCACATCCCTAAAGAATAGTCGCCAGCACGCTCTGCATGTCGGCTCCCACCGCCACAGGCGCGGCCATGTTCCGCATCGCGTTGTTGGGGTCTTTCAGTCCGTTGCCTGTCAGCACCGCTACCACACGCGATCCCGGCTTCAGTTTTCCGGCAGTGTGCAGCTTCAACAGGCCTGCAACGGGGGTAGCGCTGGCAGGCTCGCAGAACACGCCTTCGCGGGCAATCTGAAAGTAGGCGTCCATGATTTCGTCGTCGGTGGCCATGTCGAACAGGCCGCCGCTTTCGCTGACTGCTGCTTTGGCAAGGTGGGCGCTGGCAGGCGCACCAATTCGGATGGCCGTTGCCAGCGTTTCGGGGTTGTCCACCCGTTCCAGCCCACGCGCCAGAGGAGCCGCCCCCGCCGCCTGAAAGCCCCACATTCTGGGCAAGGTGTCGGTGATGCCCCGTGTGCGGTACTCGCGGAAGCCCATCCAGTACGCGCTGATGTTTCCGGCGTTGCCCACAGGCAGGGCCAGAATATCGGGAGCCGCGCCCAGCTCGTCCACGATTTCAAAGGCAGCCGTTTTCTGGCCCTGAAGGCGGTAGGGGTTCACGCTGTTCACGAGGGCAATCGGGTGTTCCCGGCTGATCTGCTGCACCAAACTCAGGGCGGCGTCGAAGTTGCCGTTGATCGCTACGATCTGCGCCCCATAAGCTACCGCCTGCGCCAGTTTGCCCAGTGCAATGTTGCCGTCGGGAATCAGCACGATGCAGCGCAGGCCACTGCGGGCGGCGTAGGCGGCGGCGGCGGCGCTGGTATTGCCCGTGCTGGCGCAAATCACAGTGTCCGCGCCGTCCTCTACCGCCTTGGCAACCGCCATCACCATGCCCCGGTCTTTAAAGCTGCCGGTGGGATTCAGTCCCTCGTATTTCAGGAACAGCTCTATATCCAGCAGTTTGCTCAGGGCGGGCGCGTGAATCAGGGGCGTGCTGCCCTCGTGCAGGCTCAGGGCAGGCGTCTTGTCGGTGATGGGCAAAAAGTCTCGGTAGCGTTCTAGTAGTCCGGGCATAGGGATCGTGTCCTCCGCGCCGCCGCACCCCTGGTAGCAACCCTGTTGGGCAACACAGTAGGCGGGCGAATCAAGTCTGCCTATGCTAGCGGTGCAGTTGCCCCGGCGTGGTCGGGGGGGCAAGACAAGACGGGCCTTGCCCCTGATTGGCGGCCTTCTATCCCGCCGGAACATCAGCTTGAAGTCAGAGATGAGCTTGCTGGTCGCCCTTTGCATAGCCCAGCTTGATCAGCGGTTTCGCTGGTGCTTACCCCATGTTGGGCCAGTCTTGAGAAGGTGTGCTTCACTACACTGATGGGGGGGCGTGCGTCTCATGCTCATCCCACAACGCGCTTCACCTCAGAAGCAAGCATCGTTGAAACTCAACGTCCAGGAGGTAAGAATCATGGGTTGGATCATCACTATTCTGGTAGGTGCCCTCTGCGGTTGGCTCGCAAGTCTCATCATGAAGACCAATGCCCAGCAGGGCGCAGTGGCAAACATCTTGATCGGTATCGTGGGCAGCATCATCGCTCAGTTCGTCTTCGGTAACATGCTGAACATTGGCGGAGCCGGGGTTGCAGGCAGTGGCTTTACCATCTGGAGCATCATCTGGGGCGTGGTCGGTAGCGTCGTGCTGATCGCCATTCTCAAGGCTCTCAAGGTTCTGCGCTAACACCTTTCTTCTCTACTAACCGGGCATCCCAGTGGTGTCCGGTTTTTTCATGCCTGCGTCTCAATGCCTCACCTTTAAGATTCGTCACTGGGTCTGTGCGGGACTTATCTTGCCCATTTTGAATGTGCTACATTCGTAAGGCTTGTCTGTTCCCGCCCGGCGTGGCAGACGCTCCAAAATGGGGCGCGGCCTGCGGGCAGTGCAGCGGAATCAGACTCAAGAAGGGAGAGACCAACATGTCAAAAGTATGCGAAATGTGCGGCAAAGGGCCGATTGTCGTCAACTCTGTGGTGCGCCGTGGTAAGGCCCGTGCGGCAGGCGGCGTAGGCCGTAAAGTCACCGGTGTTTCCAAAACCCGTCAGGTGCCTAACCTGCAACCCCTCACCGTCACCCGTGCGGGTATCAGCCTGCGCGTGCGCGTTTGCACCAAGTGCCGCCGCAGCCTGATCTAAGCTAAGCAAGACCAACCGCTGCCTCTGTCCGTTCTGGATGGGGGCAGCGGCCTTTTGTTGGTCTGTTTCTATCCCCTATCTGCCACAGCCTATTTACTACAACTTCGGTTTGCGGTCATTCACAAAGCTGGCGATCAGCAGCAGCAGAGTACCGCCGACCACGCAGCTATCGGCAATATTAAAAATAGGAAAATCGCCTGCATTCACGGCGCGGGTCACGGCACTCAGGGCAGGCGAGTGAATCATATCCGTCACTTTGCCCTGACGAATGCCGTCTATGGCGTTGCCAATAGCTCCGGCAGAAATCAGGCTCAGTACCACAGTCACGAAGCGGGTTTGGGGCCGGAAAGTCAGGTAGCCCAGAATGCCCAGGCCGATCAGCAAGCGCCCAATCGCCAGCGGAAGCGCCGAGCCGCTGAACAGGCTCCACGCCGCGCCGGTATTAAAGGTCAACACCCAATCGATCAGGCCGGGAATAAAAGGGATGGCAGGCTGGCCCTGAGTTAGGTTGGCCAAGGCCCAAGCCTTGAGGGCTTGGTCGGCCACGATCAGCAGCCCAGCTATCAGGAACGGCATCCACACAGGCAGGCGGGGCGCACGGTTAGTCAGGGTCGGCACGCCGAGCAGTATACGGAGCATAGGGAAGAGGCATGCCCTGCCTTGTGAAGCCTAGCTGCCACGTCACCATGCCCGTCCGCCCCCTGCGCCACAATAAACGGCATGGCAAATGTCGAATCCTTCGATCTGGATCACACCAAAGTCAAGGCTCCCTATGTGCGGTTGGCAGGGGTTAAAACCACGCCGCGTGGCGACTCCATCAGCAAATACGATCTCCGGCTGCTCCAGCCCAATCAGGCGGCCATCGACCCGGCAGCGATCCACACTCTGGAACACTTGCTGGCGGGATACCTGCGCGATCACCTTGACCACGTTGTGGACGTATCTCCAATGGGATGCCGCACCGGAATGTATATGGCGGTTATTGGCGAACCCAATGAGCAGGGCGTCTTGCAGGCCTTCGAGGCGGCGCTGCGAGATACCGCCGCCCATGACCGTCCTATTCCCGGCGTCAGCGAACTGGAGTGTGGCAACTACCGCGACCACGATCTGGAAGCCGCTCGCCAACATGCCCGCAATGCTCTGGCAGGCGGCCTGAAGGTACAGGAGACCATCCTGCTCCAACGCTGAGTACCCGCTTCTACTGTGATACCCGGTCTAGGTTGGCCGGGTTTTTGCGTGCCAGGCGCGATTCGCCTAGAAATCTGGGTTCATCAACAAACGACTTTGGATCAGGGGGTTGACAGTTTTACGTTTCCCCTGTAATCTCTCTGAGCCTCACGAGAGGCGCGGTGCATGACAAGCGAGTGAGAAGAGCGAGAGCAAGCAGAATTTATCGTCTGCGCGCTGAGCGCAGACGTAGCAAGCTGAGGGCGGAGACGCCTTCAGTGGAGCGGTCAAGATATGAAGGGTCCACGGTGGATGCCCTGGCACTGGAGCCGATGAAGGACGCGATTACCTGCGAAAAGCCCTGACGAGCCGGAGATACGCATTGACTCAGGGATGTCCGAATGGGGAAACCCACGCCAATTGGCGTACGCCGCAAGGCGAGGGAACTCAGGGAACTGAAACATCTCAGTACCTGAAGGAAGAGAAAGAGACATCGATTCCGTTAGTAGCGGCGAGCGAACCCGGATGAGCCCAAACCCAAGCGCATGCGCTTGGGGGTTGTAGGATCACTGTTTAAGATTCCAAATGCACACCCGAAATCGCTGGAAGGCGATCCCGAAGAAGGTGATAGGCCTGTAGGGGAAGTGCGTGCGGACTGATGTGACTCCTGAGTAGGTCGTTGTTCGTGAAACGATGACTGAATCCGCGCGGACCACCGCGCAAGGCTAAATACTCCCAGTGACCGATAGCGAACAGTACCGTGAGGGAACGGTGAAAAGAACCCCGGAAGGGGAGTGAAAGAGAACCTGAAACCGTGGACTTACAAGCAGTCACAGCCCCTTATGTGGGTGGTGGCGTGCCTATTGAAGCATGAGCCGGCGACTTAGACCTATCTGGCAAGCTTAAGTCATGAGACGGAGGCGGAGCGAAAGCGAGTCCGAATAGGGCGATATCA from Deinococcus sp. QL22 encodes:
- a CDS encoding DUF2270 domain-containing protein, which gives rise to MPGSGGGPGAMLGSALTEASYSTNTANALIHLYRAEVGKMTAYRQRLDMTTNWSVVTTAGLASFALGDPNNSHATFLFAMFMNYFFLRLEARRFRSFEIAHHRVRIMERFFYPAMLGDKVDTGWHQLLLAELSKPRSPMTRADALGWRLNRNYLWIYTAVLFAWFAKLDLSQPKGWTLEFPDALSLADIGNFPGWLVFAGVTAFYTHLIVLAVRAAQTYPLEEG
- the thrB gene encoding homoserine kinase; protein product: MTAFTVRAPASSANLGPGFDSLGLSVPLYTTLRVTPQSVTKVVPMGAGLDGTPHDESNYVYKAMLLAAKRAGQPLPHARIEIESDVPLARGLGSSAAALVAGIVAGNELLGTPLTPEVVLDVAAREEGHPDNVAPALFGGIVVATLDKLGTHYVRLDPPAHLAVTVLIPDFELSTSKARAVLPKEYSRADAVHALSHAALLAAALSVGRLDLLRHAMQDYIHQIWRAPLVPGLSDILEEAHKHGALGAALSGAGPTVLCFHDTREDTARLHTYLHTVMAKNGLTGTVLDLPIDAVGTVIERH
- a CDS encoding low temperature requirement protein A — protein: MQSNFRLWWQKPQLHDPSSDAKRVTWLELFYDLIFVVVIARLAHHLAEHPDLKTFTEFVLLFIPVWWVWLSIAYYNERFETFDLSFRAFTFLQMLSVAAIAATAEYGFSKTATGFALSYAFARAIITFMWWRAGRHNPQTRVITDVYVRNFSISIVLWVVAAFVGGPLALALKGAGLFIDLVTPMLTLKDQHKAFPAAARKLPERFGLFVIIVLGENLVGIVNGLADAEQLNAVILLRFVLGFILGFGLWWVYFDYIGRLEPDSHNRRKFITWSYLHLPLVIGITMMGAMIQHAIAPHGEGPDAQSVDIGVRWLLAGGFALFYLACAGLEHTLEGGTLIPARTIVPLRIVTAGAALLLPLLPVSLSWMVLGLIFLHVFHVVLGVRAWFSSSNAGRTDSH
- a CDS encoding APH(3') family aminoglycoside O-phosphotransferase, with the translated sequence MSDPFPTLPDALRRVLPAGRWEAVTEGQSGAGVWKSQKYVLKVQERGGHPASTLQQERERLRWLTGRVPVPALIGFEVSATHEFLATSRLPGIPMSHPDALLHPERVVNLLARALRELHALPVRDCPFSMTLPVTLRLAREQVEAGAVDETDFDEERLGRSAISIFNELARTRPAAEDIVVTHGDPCLPNLILNGEWVEGFVDVGRAGLADRHADLALAHRSLKYNLNAAHAEAFLEAYGREWVDPEKLAYYRLLDELF
- the thrC gene encoding threonine synthase; the protein is MPGLLERYRDFLPITDKTPALSLHEGSTPLIHAPALSKLLDIELFLKYEGLNPTGSFKDRGMVMAVAKAVEDGADTVICASTGNTSAAAAAYAARSGLRCIVLIPDGNIALGKLAQAVAYGAQIVAINGNFDAALSLVQQISREHPIALVNSVNPYRLQGQKTAAFEIVDELGAAPDILALPVGNAGNISAYWMGFREYRTRGITDTLPRMWGFQAAGAAPLARGLERVDNPETLATAIRIGAPASAHLAKAAVSESGGLFDMATDDEIMDAYFQIAREGVFCEPASATPVAGLLKLHTAGKLKPGSRVVAVLTGNGLKDPNNAMRNMAAPVAVGADMQSVLATIL
- a CDS encoding GlsB/YeaQ/YmgE family stress response membrane protein, with the protein product MGWIITILVGALCGWLASLIMKTNAQQGAVANILIGIVGSIIAQFVFGNMLNIGGAGVAGSGFTIWSIIWGVVGSVVLIAILKALKVLR
- a CDS encoding CDP-alcohol phosphatidyltransferase family protein translates to MPAASSPPSGPQLADSDLAAPTLEQTRKARPGIEWASERIFRPVAQRLIGPFARRGVNPAHLVLFHTALGLYVAHSIRRGGRLTPALLLQVKTVLDNLDGQLARATGQTTETGRYLDTEMDLVVNVALNVALVGRWGIPLTLLQSLILTVDYLWERDYRAARGEEFRASPAQSTDNPQVLAALKAVYAAYFVPQEKLLGTVFERRLTSVTGPAPTQTQRVAYTPQLITGVAANLGLSTQLLALGACLLLGKPRLYAASLPVQAAVLLGAQLWREGQVERSAKPRS
- a CDS encoding MMPL family transporter; this encodes MRSFSLFVTRRPWLVLALWGLAALLSVPFAARAPGALSANPGSLQDSDGRRVINILRERFGELDTNTVLLVTRSTPPLDTPQGKAAYDQFVRGLEGVQGVTRVLRQDAQTTLPTRAEDGVLALTVAQIPLEEGATETLGRVREYAAKVEASQVGASGPGLSIRITGGQAIADDFTAFAESDTKRSEFAALPLTALVLLLVFGALVATGLPLVVGVLSITVAMACLFGLTRVMEVSTFAQSIITLIGLGAGIDYALLMVNRFREELALDGDSRAAAARTVLTAGRSVAFSGVTVAIAMAGLILPPLAFVRSMGLGGVLAVLLTVLASLTALPAMLALLGERVNSPRILKFPWAQSSAASEAWTAFARRVTARPFLGVILSTAFLLLLALPALNMKTGYAGAWGLTPGVESRDALSDVRTLGAGGLLSQFEVILENGGRYDSEDRGKFRAVVADLRGLPGVATVLSPFLTAADLTNSASGGTDAIAAVTALTRRSFSTDRQLLRVTVIPDTALRADRIDAFETQIRRTLDASGYRYTLGGAPVGEREFSQAITGALPTVIAGVFIATFLLLMVAFRSLLIPLKSILMNALTVAAAYGVVTLIVQDGFLASYLGIPQDVGVLDSSLPLLLFAVLFGLSMDYEIFLLSRVQEEVLRGHSNDEAVVLAVGRTARIITSAAIIMFIVFCAFIVGRVVANKSIGLGLAVAVLLDATLVRLVLVPAFLKIAGKWNWWLPAWLDRLLPQVRIEH